From a region of the Rhinopithecus roxellana isolate Shanxi Qingling chromosome 8, ASM756505v1, whole genome shotgun sequence genome:
- the FLG gene encoding filaggrin, protein MSTLLENIFAIINLFKQYSKKDKNTDTLSKKELKELLEKEFRLILKNPDDPDTVEVFMDHLDIDHNKKIDFTEFLLMVFKLAQAYYESTRKQNLPTSGHKHRKHSHHDKHEDNKEEENKEKRKRPLSLERRNNRKGNTGRSKSPRETGGKRHESGSEKKERKGYSPTHREEEYGQNHHKSSKKEKNKAEITRLEHNGKRISERPEEKEEKEDGQYDYENTGRMTEKWTESGHAAIYYAIQDEADDITDNILEENRRYETSRSSHDESSHRVNRSRHANTSQVPLVESRRRTGQGSSVSKDSEIEGHSEDSERRSGLASRNHHESVQEQSRDGSRHHGSHQEDRAGHRNSADSSRQSGSCHTETSSRGQAVASQEQERSSPGERHGSRHQQSADSSRHSGTGRGQASSAVSDRGHQGPSGSQVSDSEGHSEDSDTQSVSGQRQAGPHPHSHQESVRGRPGERSGRSGSFLYQVSAHEQSESTHGRTGHSTGGRQGSRNGQARDSSRHSASHEGQDTIHGHPGSSRGGRHGSHHEQSVDSSGHSGSHHSHTTSQGRSDASRGQSGSRSASRQTRHEEQSGDGSRHSGSRHHEVSTQADSSRHSQSGQGQSVGFRTSTRRGSTVSQDSDSEGNSEDSERQSESASRNHHGSVREQSTDGSRYPGSHHEDTARHRHSADSSRQSGTRHAETSSRGQAASSHEQARSSPGERHGSRHQQSADSSRHSGTGRGQASSAVSDRGHQGPSSSQVSDSEGHSEDSDTQSMSGHGQVGPHLHSHQESARGRSGERSGRSGSFLYQVSAHEQSESTHGRTGHSTGGRQGSRNGQARDSSRHSASHEGQDTIHGHPGSSRGGRHGSHHEQSVDSSGHSGSHHSHTTSQGRSDASRGQSGSRSASRQTRHEEQSGDGSRHSGSRHHEVSTQADSSRHSQSGQGQSVGFRTSTRRGSTVSQDSDSEGNSEDSERQSESASRNHHGSVREQSTDGSRYPGSHHEDTARHRHSADSSRQSGTRHAETSSRGQAASSHEQARSSPGERHGSRHQQSADSSRHSGTGRGQASSAVSDRGHQGPSSSQVSDSEGHSEDSDTQSMSGHGQVGPHLHSHQESARGRSGERSGRSGSFLYQVSAHEQSESTHGRTGHSTGGRQGSRNGQARDSSRHSASHEGQDTIHGHPGSSRGGRHGSHHEQSVDSSGHSGSHHSHTTSQGRSDASRGQSGSRSASRQTRHEEQSGDGSRHSGSRHHEVSTQADSSRHSQSGQGQSVGFRTSTRRGSTVSQDSDSEGNSEDSERQSESASRNHHGSVREQSTDGSRYPGSHHEDTAHHRHSADSSRQSGTRHAETSSRGQAASSHEQTRSSPGERHGSRHQQSADSSRHSGTGRGQASSAVSDRGHQGPSGSQVSDSEGHSEDSDTQSVSGQRQAGPHPHSHQDSARGRSGERSRSSGSFLYQVSTHERSESTHGRTGHSTGGRQGSRNGQARDTSRHSASHEGQDTIHRHPGSSRGGRHGSHHEQSVDSSGHSGSHHSHTTSQGRSDASRGQSGSRSASRQTRHEEQSGDASRHSGSRHHEASTQATSSRHSQSDQGQSVGFRTSTRWGSSVSQDSDNEGYSEDSERQSESASRNHHGSVWEQSRHGSRHPESHHEDRAGYGHSANSSRQSGTRHAETSSHGQAASTHEQARSSPGERHGSRHQQSTDSSRHSGTGRGQASSAVSDRGHQGPSGSQVSDSEGHSEDSDTQSVSGHGQARPHPHSHQESARGRSGERSGRSGSFLYQVSTHEQSESTHGRTGHSTGGRQGSRNGQARESSRHSASLEGQDAIHRHPGSSRGGRQGSHHEQSVDSSGHSGSHHSHTTSQGRSDASRGQSGSRSASRQTRHEEQSGDGSWHSGSRHHEASNRADTSGHSESRQGQSGGFTTSRRRGSSVSQDSDSERHSEDSERQSESASRNHHGSVWEQSRHGSRHPESHHEDRAGYGHSADSSRHSGTRHTETSSRGQAASSHEQARSSPGERHGSRHQQSADSSRHSRTGRGQASSAVSDRGHQGPSGSQVSDSEGHSEDSDTQSVSGHGQPGPHPHSHQESVRGRSGERSGHSGSFLYQVSTHEQSESTHGRTGHSTGGRQASRNEQARDSSRHSASHEGQDTIHRHPESSRGGRQGSHHEQSVDSSGHSGSHHSHTTSQGRSDASRGQSGSRSASRQTRHEEQSGDGSRHSGSRHHEASTQADSSRHSQSGQGQSVGFRTSTRRGSSLTQDSDSEGHSEDSERQSESASRNHHGSVWEQSRHGSRHPESHDEDRASHRHSADSYRQSGKRHAETAFHGQAASSHEQTRSSPGERHGSRHQQSADSSRHSGTGRGQASSAVSDRGHQGPSGSQVSDSEGHSEDSDTQSVSGHGQAGPHLHSHQESARGQSGERSGRSGSFLYQVSTHEQSEFTHGRTGPRSGGRQRSRHEQAQDSSRHSASQEGQHTIHKHPGSSRGGRQGSHHEQSVDSSGHSGSHHSHTTSQGRSDASRGQSGSRSESRQTRHEEQSGDRYRHAGSPHHQASTRADSSSNSQSGQGQSAGSRTSTHQGSNVSQDSDSEGHSEDSERWSGSASRNHHGSAQEQSRDGSRHLGSHHEDSASHAHSTDSSRQSGTRYTENSSHGQAASSREQTRSSPGERHGSRHQQSADSSRHSGTGRGQASSAVSDRGHQGPSGSQVSDSEGHSEDSDTQLVSGHGQAGPHPHSHQESARGRSGERSGRSGSFLYQVSTHEQSESTHGRTGHSTGGKQGSRNGQARDSSRHSASHEGQDTIHGHPGSSRGGRQGSHHEQLVDSSGHSGSHHSHTTSQGRSDASHGQSGSRSASRQTRHEEQSGDGYRHSGSHHHEASNRADSSRHSQSGQGQSVGFRTSTHQGSSVSQDSDSEGYSEDSERQSESASRNHHGSVWEQSRHGSRHPESHHEDRASHGHSADSYRQSGTRHAETSSRGQAASSHEQTRSSPGERHGSRHQQSADSSRHSETGRGQASSAVSDRGHQGPSGSQVSDSEGHSEDSDTQSVSGQRQAGPHPHSHQESARGRSGERSGRSGSFLYQVSTHERSESTHGRTGHSTGGRQGSRNGQARDTSRHSASHEGQDTIHGHPGSSRGGRHGSHHEQSVDSSGHSGSHHRHTTSQGRSDASRGQSGSRSASRQTRHEEQSGDGYRHSGSHHHEASNRADSSRHSQSGQGQSGGFRTSTHRGSSVSQDSDSEGYSEDSERQSEFASRNHHGSVREQSTDGSRHPGSHHEDRASHGHSADSSRQSGTRHTETSSHGQAASSHEQARSSPGERHGFRHQQSADSSRHSGTGRGQASSAVSDHGHEGPRGSQVSDSEGHSEDSDTQSVSGHGQAGPHPQSHQESARDWSGERSGRSGSFLYQVSTHERSESTHGRTGPSTGGRQVSRNEQARDSSRHPVSHDGQDTIHGHTGSSRGGRQGFHHEQSVDSSGHSGSHHSHTTSQGRSDASHGQSGSRSGSRQTRHEEHSGDGYRHSGSGHHEASNWADSSRHSQSGQGQSGGFRTSMRWGSSVSQDSASEGHSEDSERQSESASRNPHASVREQSRDVSRHPRSYYHDTANHVQSSSVHSDTSTSKEHGHFGSLSQDSEYRSGMQSRGSPHSSSSYNYHSEGTERERGQSGLVWRHGSYGSADYDYGESRFRPSQHGSVSYNSNPVVFKERSDIRKASAFGEDHPRYYATNINRQPGLYGHSSDISKQLGFSQSQRYYYYK, encoded by the exons ATGTCTACTCTCCTGGAAAACATCTTTGCCATAATTAATCTTTTCAAGCAAtattcaaaaaaagataaaaacactgACACATTGAGCAAAAAAGAGCTGAAGGAACTTCTGGAAAAGGAGTTTCGGCTAATCCTGAAG AATCCAGATGACCCAGATACGGTTGAGGTATTCATGGATCACCTGGATATAGACCACAACAAGAAAATTGACTTCACTGAGTTTCTTCTGATGGTATTCAAGTTGGCGCAAGCATACTATGAGTCTACCAGAAAACAGAATTTACCGACATCAGGACACAAGCACAGAAAGCACAGTCATCATGATAAACATGAGGataataaagaggaagaaaacaaagaaaagagaaagagacccTTAAGTCTGGAAAGAAGAAACAATAGAAAAGGGAATACGGGAAGATCCAAGAGCCCAAGAGAAACAGGGGGGAAAAGGCATGAATCTGGttctgagaaaaaggaaagaaaaggatattCACCTACACATAGAGAGGAAGAATATGGACAAAACCATCATAAGTcaagtaaaaaagagaaaaacaaggctGAAATAACTAGATTAGAACACAATGGGAAGAGGATAAGTGAAAGaccagaagagaaagaagaaaaagaggacgGACAATATGACTATGAAAATACAGGAAGAATGACTGAAAAATGGACAGAATCAGGCCATGCTGCCATATATTACGCAATCCAGGATGAAGCCGATGACATCACTGATAATAtattggaagaaaacagaagatatgAGACATCAAGGTCATCTCATGATGAATCCTCACATCGAGTGAACAGGTCACGACATGCAAATACGAGCCAGGTACCATTGGTAGAGTCCAGAAGAAGAACGGGCCAGGGATCCAGTGTTAGCAAGGACAGTGAAATTGAGGGACACTCAGAAGACTCTGAGAGGCGGTCTGGATTGGCATCCAGAAACCATCATGAATCTGTTCAGGAGCAGTCAAGGGATGGCTCCAGACACCATGGGTCCCATCAGGAAGACAGAGCCGGTCACCGGAACTCTGCAGACAGTTCCAGACAATCAGGCAGTTGTCACACAGAGACTTCCTCACGTGGACAGGCTGTGGCATCCCAGGAACAGGAAAGATCAAGTCCAGGAGAAAGACACGGATCCCGCCACCAGCAGTCAGCAGACAGCTCCAGACACTCAGGAACTGGGCGTGGACAAGCTTCATCTGCAGTCAGTGACCGTGGACACCAGGGACCAAGCGGTAGTCAGGTCAGTGATAGTGAGGGACATTCAGAAGACTCAGACACACAGTCAGTGTCAGGCCAAAGACAGGCTGGGCCCCATCCACACAGCCACCAAGAGTCCGTACGTGGCCGGCCAGGGGAAAGGTCTGGACGTTCAGGGTCTTTCCTCTACCAGGTGAGCGCTCATGAACAGTCTGAGTCCACCCATGGACGGACTGGGCACAGCACTGGTGGCAGACAAGGGTCCCGCAATGGGCAGGCACGAGACAGCTCCAGGCACTCAGCATCCCATGAGGGTCAGGACACCATTCATGGACACCCAGGGTCAAGCAGGGGAGGAAGGCACGGATCCCACCATGAGCAATCGGTAGACAGCTCTGGACACTCAGGGTCCCATCACAGCCACACCACATCCCAGGGAAGGTCTGATGCCTCCCGTGGGCAGTCAGGGTCAAGAAGTGCAAGCAGACAAACACGTCACGAGGAACAATCAGGAGATGGATCCCGGCACTCAGGGTCACGTCACCACGAGGTTTCGACACAGGCCGACAGCTCTAGACACTCACAGTCCGGCCAGGGACAATCAGTGGGGTTCAGGACAAGCACACGCCGGGGATCcactgttagccaggacagtGACAGTGAGGGAAACTCAGAAGACTCTGAGAGGCAGTCTGAGTCTGCTTCCAGAAACCATCATGGATCTGTTCGGGAGCAGTCAACAGATGGATCCAGATACCCCGGGTCCCATCACGAAGATACAGCTCGTCACAGGCACTCTGCAGACAGCTCCAGACAATCAGGCACGCGTCATGCAGAGACTTCCTCTCGTGGACAGGCTGCATCATCACATGAACAGGCAAGATCAAGTCCAGGAGAAAGACACGGATCCCGCCACCAGCAGTCAGCAGACAGCTCCAGACACTCAGGAACTGGGCGTGGACAAGCCTCATCTGCAGTCAGTGACCGTGGACACCAGGGACCAAGCAGTAGTCAGGTCAGTGATAGTGAGGGACATTCAGAAGACTCAGACACACAGTCAATGTCAGGCCACGGACAGGTTGGGCCCCATCTGCACAGCCACCAAGAGTCTGCACGTGGCCGGTCAGGGGAAAGGTCTGGACGTTCAGGGTCTTTCCTCTACCAGGTGAGCGCTCATGAACAGTCTGAGTCCACCCATGGACGGACTGGGCACAGCACTGGTGGCAGACAAGGGTCCCGCAATGGGCAGGCACGAGACAGCTCCAGGCACTCAGCATCCCATGAGGGTCAGGACACCATTCATGGACACCCAGGGTCAAGCAGGGGAGGAAGGCACGGATCCCACCATGAGCAATCGGTAGACAGCTCTGGACACTCAGGGTCCCATCACAGCCACACCACATCCCAGGGAAGGTCTGATGCCTCCCGTGGGCAGTCAGGGTCAAGAAGTGCAAGCAGACAAACACGTCACGAGGAACAATCAGGAGATGGATCCCGGCACTCAGGGTCACGTCACCACGAGGTTTCGACACAGGCCGACAGCTCTAGACACTCACAGTCCGGCCAGGGACAATCAGTGGGGTTCAGGACAAGCACACGCCGGGGATCcactgttagccaggacagtGACAGTGAGGGAAACTCAGAAGACTCTGAGAGGCAGTCTGAGTCTGCTTCCAGAAACCATCATGGATCTGTTCGGGAGCAGTCAACAGATGGATCCAGATACCCCGGGTCCCATCACGAAGATACAGCTCGTCACAGGCACTCTGCAGACAGCTCCAGACAATCAGGCACGCGTCACGCAGAGACTTCCTCTCGTGGACAGGCTGCATCATCACATGAACAGGCAAGATCAAGTCCAGGAGAAAGACACGGATCCCGCCACCAGCAGTCAGCAGACAGCTCCAGACACTCAGGAACTGGGCGTGGACAAGCCTCATCTGCAGTCAGTGACCGTGGACACCAGGGACCAAGCAGTAGTCAGGTCAGTGATAGTGAGGGACATTCAGAAGACTCAGACACACAGTCAATGTCAGGCCACGGACAGGTTGGGCCCCATCTGCACAGCCACCAAGAGTCTGCACGTGGCCGGTCAGGGGAAAGGTCTGGACGTTCAGGGTCTTTCCTCTACCAGGTGAGCGCTCATGAACAGTCTGAGTCCACCCATGGACGGACTGGGCACAGCACTGGTGGCAGACAAGGGTCCCGCAATGGGCAGGCACGAGACAGCTCCAGGCACTCAGCATCCCATGAGGGTCAGGACACCATTCATGGACACCCAGGGTCAAGCAGGGGAGGAAGGCACGGATCCCACCATGAGCAATCGGTAGACAGCTCTGGACACTCAGGGTCCCATCACAGCCACACCACATCCCAGGGAAGGTCTGATGCCTCCCGTGGGCAGTCAGGGTCAAGAAGTGCAAGCAGACAAACACGTCACGAGGAACAATCAGGAGATGGATCCCGGCACTCAGGGTCACGTCACCACGAGGTTTCGACACAGGCCGACAGCTCTAGACACTCACAGTCCGGCCAGGGACAATCAGTGGGGTTCAGGACAAGCACGCGCCGGGGATCcactgttagccaggacagtGACAGTGAGGGAAACTCAGAAGACTCTGAGAGGCAGTCTGAGTCTGCTTCCAGAAACCATCATGGATCTGTTCGGGAGCAGTCAACAGATGGATCCAGATACCCCGGGTCCCATCACGAAGATACAGCTCATCACAGGCACTCTGCAGACAGTTCCAGACAATCAGGCACGCGTCACGCAGAGACTTCCTCTCGTGGACAGGCTGCATCATCCCATGAACAGACGAGATCAAGTCCAGGAGAAAGACACGGATCCCGCCACCAGCAGTCAGCAGACAGCTCCAGACACTCAGGAACTGGGCGTGGACAAGCTTCATCTGCAGTCAGTGACCGTGGACACCAGGGACCAAGCGGTAGTCAGGTCAGTGATAGTGAGGGACATTCAGAAGACTCAGACACACAGTCAGTGTCAGGCCAAAGACAGGCTGGGCCCCATCCGCACAGCCACCAAGATTCTGCACGTGGCCGGTCAGGGGAAAGGTCTAGAAGTTCAGGGTCTTTCCTCTACCAGGTGAGCACTCATGAACGGTCTGAGTCCACCCATGGACGGACTGGGCACAGCACTGGTGGCAGACAAGGGTCCCGCAATGGGCAGGCACGAGACACCTCTAGGCACTCAGCATCCCATGAGGGTCAGGACACCATTCATAGACACCCGGGATCAAGCAGAGGAGGAAGGCACGGATCCCACCATGAGCAATCGGTAGACAGCTCTGGACACTCAGGGTCCCATCACAGCCACACCACATCCCAGGGAAGGTCTGATGCCTCCCGTGGGCAGTCAGGGTCAAGAAGTGCAAGCAGACAAACACGTCACGAGGAACAATCAGGAGATGCATCCAGGCACTCAGGGTCACGTCACCACGAGGCTTCGACTCAGGCCACCAGCTCTAGACACTCACAGTCCGACCAGGGACAATCAGTGGGGTTCAGGACAAGCACGCGCTGGGGATCCAGTGTTAGTCAGGACAGTGACAATGAGGGATACTCAGAAGACTCCGAGAGGCAGTCTGAGTCTGCTTCCAGAAACCATCATGGATCTGTTTGGGAGCAGTCAAGACATGGATCCAGACACCCCGAGTCCCATCACGAAGACAGAGCTGGTTATGGGCACTCTGCAAATAGCTCCCGACAATCAGGCACTCGTCATGCAGAGACTTCCTCTCATGGACAGGCTGCATCAACCCATGAACAGGCAAGATCAAGTCCAGGAGAAAGACACGGATCCCGCCACCAGCAGTCAACAGACAGCTCCAGACACTCAGGAACTGGGCGTGGACAAGCTTCATCTGCAGTCAGTGACCGTGGACACCAGGGACCAAGCGGTAGTCAGGTCAGTGATAGTGAGGGACATTCAGAAGACTCAGACACACAGTCAGTGTCAGGCCACGGACAGGCTAGGCCCCATCCGCACAGCCACCAAGAGTCTGCACGTGGCCGGTCAGGGGAAAGGTCTGGACGTTCAGGGTCTTTCCTCTACCAGGTGAGCACTCATGAACAGTCTGAGTCCACCCATGGACGGACTGGGCACAGCACTGGTGGCAGACAAGGGTCCCGCAATGGGCAGGCACGAGAGAGCTCCAGGCACTCAGCATCCCTTGAGGGACAGGACGCCATTCATAGACACCCGGGATCAAGcagaggaggaaggcagggatcCCACCATGAGCAATCGGTAGACAGCTCTGGACACTCAGGGTCCCATCACAGCCACACCACATCCCAGGGAAGGTCTGATGCCTCCCGTGGGCAGTCAGGGTCAAGAAGTGCAAGCAGACAAACACGTCATGAGGAACAATCAGGAGATGGATCCTGGCACTCAGGGTCACGTCACCATGAGGCTTCCAATCGGGCCGACACCTCTGGACACTCAGAGTCCAGACAGGGACAATCAGGGGGGTTCACCACAAGTAGGCGCCGGGGAtccagtgttagccaggacagtgaCAGTGAGAGACACTCAGAAGACTCTGAGAGGCAGTCTGAGTCTGCTTCCAGAAACCATCATGGATCTGTTTGGGAGCAGTCAAGACATGGATCCAGACATCCCGAGTCCCATCACGAAGACAGAGCTGGTTATGGGCACTCTGCAGACAGCTCCAGACATTCAGGCACTCGTCACACGGAGACTTCCTCTCGTGGACAGGCTGCATCATCCCATGAACAGGCAAGATCAAGTCCAGGAGAAAGACACGGATCCCGCCACCAGCAGTCAGCAGACAGCTCCAGACACTCAAGAACTGGCCGTGGACAAGCTTCATCTGCAGTCAGTGACCGTGGACACCAGGGACCAAGCGGTAGTCAGGTCAGTGATAGTGAGGGACATTCAGAAGACTCAGACACACAGTCAGTGTCAGGCCACGGACAGCCTGGTCCCCATCCACACAGCCACCAAGAGTCTGTACGTGGCCGGTCAGGGGAAAGGTCTGGACATTCAGGGTCTTTCCTCTACCAGGTGAGCACTCATGAACAGTCTGAGTCCACCCATGGACGGACTGGGCACAGCACTGGTGGCAGACAAGCGTCCCGCAATGAGCAGGCACGAGACAGCTCCAGGCACTCAGCATCCCATGAGGGTCAGGACACCATTCATAGACACCCGGAATCAAGcagaggaggaaggcagggatcCCACCATGAGCAATCGGTAGACAGCTCTGGACACTCAGGGTCCCATCACAGCCACACCACATCCCAGGGAAGGTCTGATGCCTCCCGTGGGCAGTCAGGGTCAAGAAGTGCAAGCAGACAAACACGTCATGAGGAACAATCAGGAGATGGATCCAGGCACTCAGGGTCACGTCACCACGAGGCTTCGACTCAGGCCGACAGCTCTAGACACTCACAGTCCGGCCAGGGACAATCAGTGGGATTCAGGACAAGCACGCGCCGGGGATCCAGTCTTACCCAGGATAGTGACAGTGAGGGACACTCAGAAGACTCTGAGAGGCAGTCTGAGTCTGCTTCCAGAAACCATCATGGATCTGTTTGGGAGCAGTCAAGACATGGATCCAGACATCCCGAGTCCCATGACGAAGACAGAGCCAGTCACCGGCACTCTGCAGACAGCTATAGACAATCAGGCAAGCGTCACGCGGAGACTGCCTTTCATGGACAGGCTGCATCATCCCATGAACAGACGAGATCAAGTCCAGGAGAAAGACATGGATCCCGCCACCAGCAGTCAGCAGACAGCTCCAGACACTCAGGAACTGGGCGTGGACAAGCTTCATCTGCAGTCAGTGACCGTGGACACCAGGGACCAAGCGGTAGTCAGGTTAGTGATAGTGAAGGACATTCAGAAGACTCAGACACACAGTCAGTGTCAGGCCACGGACAGGCTGGGCCCCATCTGCACAGCCACCAAGAGTCTGCACGTGGCCAGTCAGGGGAAAGGTCTGGACGTTCAGGGTCTTTCCTCTACCAGGTGAGCACTCATGAACAGTCTGAGTTCACCCATGGACGGACTGGCCCCAGAAGTGGAGGAAGACAACGATCCCGCCATGAGCAGGCACAAGACAGCTCCAGGCACTCAGCGTCCCAGGAGGGTCAGCACACCATTCATAAACACCCGGGATCAAGcagaggaggaaggcagggatcCCACCATGAGCAATCAGTAGACAGCTCTGGACACTCAGGGTCCCATCACAGCCACACCACATCCCAGGGAAGGTCTGATGCCTCCCGTGGGCAGTCAGGATCAAGAAGTGAAAGCAGACAAACACGTCATGAGGAACAATCAGGAGACAGGTACAGGCATGCAGGGTCTCCTCACCACCAGGCTTCCACTCGGGCTGACAGCTCTAGCAACTCACAGTCTGGCCAGGGacaatcagcagggtccaggaCAAGCACGCACCAGGGATCGaatgttagccaggacagtgaCAGTGAGGGACACTCAGAAGACTCTGAGAGGTGGTCTGGGTCGGCTTCCAGAAATCATCATGGATCTGCTCAGGAGCAGTCAAGAGATGGCTCCAGACACCTCGGGTCGCATCACGAAGACAGCGCCAGTCACGCGCACTCTACAGACAGCTCCAGACAATCAGGCACTCGTTACACAGAGAATTCCTCTCATGGACAGGCTGCATCATCCCGTGAACAGACGAGATCAAGTCCAGGAGAAAGACACGGATCCCGCCACCAGCAGTCAGCAGACAGCTCCAGACACTCAGGAACTGGGCGTGGACAAGCTTCATCTGCAGTCAGTGACCGTGGACACCAGGGACCAAGCGGTAGTCAGGTCAGTGATAGTGAGGGACATTCAGAAGACTCAGACACACAGTTAGTGTCAGGCCACGGACAGGCTGGGCCCCATCCGCACAGCCACCAAGAGTCTGCACGTGGCCGGTCAGGGGAAAGGTCTGGACGTTCAGGGTCTTTCCTCTACCAGGTGAGCACTCATGAACAGTCTGAGTCCACCCATGGACGGACTGGGCACAGCACTGGTGGAAAACAAGGATCCCGCAATGGGCAGGCAAGAGACAGCTCTAGGCACTCAGCGTCCCATGAGGGTCAGGACACCATTCATGGACACCCAGGGTCAAGcaggggaggaaggcagggatcCCACCATGAGCAATTGGTAGACAGCTCTGGACACTCAGGGTCCCATCACAGCCACACCACATCCCAGGGAAGGTCTGATGCCTCCCATGGGCAGTCAGGATCAAGAAGTGCAAGCAGACAAACACGTCATGAGGAACAATCAGGAGATGGGTACAGGCACTCAGGGTCACATCACCACGAGGCTTCCAATCGGGCCGACAGCTCTAGACACTCACAGTCTGGCCAGGGACAATCAGTGGGGTTCAGGACAAGCACACACCAGGGAtccagtgttagccaggacagtgaCAGTGAGGGATACTCAGAAGACTCTGAGAGGCAGTCTGAGTCTGCTTCCAGAAACCATCATGGATCTGTTTGGGAGCAGTCAAGACATGGATCCAGACATCCCGAGTCCCATCACGAAGACAGAGCCAGTCACGGGCACTCTGCAGACAGCTACAGACAATCAGGCACTCGTCATGCAGAGACTTCCTCTCGTGGACAGGCTGCATCATCCCATGAACAGACAAGATCAAGTCCAGGAGAAAGACACGGGTCTCGCCACCAGCAGTCAGCAGACAGCTCGAGACACTCAGAAACTGGGCGTGGACAGGCTTCATCTGCAGTCAGTGACCGTGGACACCAGGGACCAAGCGGTAGTCAGGTCAGTGATAGTGAGGGACATTCAGAAGACTCAGACACACAGTCAGTGTCAGGCCAAAGACAGGCTGGGCCCCATCCGCACAGCCACCAAGAGTCTGCACGTGGCCGGTCAGGGGAAAGGTCTGGACGTTCAGGGTCTTTCCTCTACCAGGTGAGCACTCATGAACGGTCTGAGTCCACCCATGGACGGACTGGGCACAGCACTGGTGGCAGACAAGGGTCCCGCAATGGGCAAGCACGAGACACCTCCAGGCACTCAGCATCCCATGAGGGTCAGGACACCATTCATGGACACCCGGGATCAAGCAGAGGAGGAAGGCACGGATCCCACCATGAGCAATCGGTAGACAGCTCTGGACACTCAGGGTCTCATCACAGGCACACCACATCCCAGGGAAGGTCTGATGCCTCCCGTGGGCAGTCAGGGTCAAGAAGTGCAAGCAGACAAACACGTCATGAGGAACAATCAGGAGATGGATACAGGCACTCAGGGTCACATCACCACGAGGCTTCCAATCGTGCTGACAGCTCTAGACACTCACAGTCCGGCCAGGGACAATCAGGGGGATTCAGGACAAGCACGCACAGGGGAtccagtgttagccaggacagtgaCAGTGAGGGATACTCAGAAGACTCTGAGAGGCAGTCTGAGTTTGCTTCCAGAAACCACCATGGATCTGTTCGGGAGCAGTCAACAGATGGATCCAGACATCCCGGGTCCCATCACGAAGACAGAGCCAGTCACGGGCACTCTGCAGACAGCTCCAGACAATCAGGGACTCGTCACACAGAGACTTCCTCTCATGGACAGGCTGCATCATCCCATGAACAGGCAAGATCAAGTCCAGGAGAAAGACACGGATTCCGCCACCAGCAGTCAGCAGACAGCTCCAGACACTCAGGAACTGGGCGTGGACAAGCTTCATCTGCGGTCAGTGACCATGGACATGAGGGACCAAGAGGTAGTCAGGTCAGTGATAGTGAGGGACATTCAGAAGACTCAGACACACAGTCAGTTTCAGGCCACGGACAGGCTGGGCCCCATCCACAGAGCCACCAAGAGTCTGCACGTGACTGGTCAGGGGAAAGGTCTGGACGTTCAGGGTCTTTCCTCTACCAGGTGAGCACTCATGAACGGTCTGAGTCCACTCATGGACGGACCGGGCCTAGCACTGGAGGAAGACAAGTGTCCCGCAATGAGCAGGCACGAGACAGCTCCAGGCACCCAGTGTCCCATGATGGTCAGGATACCATTCATGGACACACAGGGTCTAGcagaggaggaaggcagggattCCACCACGAGCAATCAGTAGACAGCTCTGGACACTCAGGGTCCCATCACAGCCACACCACATCCCAAGGAAGGTCTGATGCCTCCCATGGGCAGTCAGGATCAAGAAGTGGAAGCAGACAAACACGTCATGAGGAACATTCAGGAGACGGATACAGGCACTCAGGGTCGGGTCACCACGAGGCTTCCAATTGGGCTGACAGCTCTAGACACTCACAGTCCGGCCAGGGACAATCAGGGGGGTTCAGGACAAGCATGCGCTGGGGATCCAGTGTTAGCCAAGACAGTGCCAGTGAGGGACACTCAGAAGACTCTGAGAGGCAGTCTGAGTCTGCTTCCAGAAACCCTCATGCATCTGTTCGGGAGCAGTCAAGAGATGTATCCAGACACCCCAGATCCTATTATCACGATACAGCCAATCATGTTCAATCTTCCTCTGTACATTCAGACACTAGTACCAGTAAAGAACATGGTCACTTTGGTAGTCTTTCACAAGATTCTGAATATCGTTCAGGAATGCAGTCACGTGGCAGTCCTCACAGTTCTAGTTCTTATAATTATCACTCTGAGGGCACTGAAAGGGAAAGAGGTCAATCAGGTTTAGTTTGGAGACATGGCAGCTATGGTAGTGCAGATTATGATTATGGTGAATCCAGGTTTAGACCCTCTCAGCATGGAAGTGTTAGTTACAATTCCAATCCTGTGGTTTTCAAGGAAAGATCTGATATCCGAAAAGCAAGTGCATTTGGTGAAGATCATCCAAGGTATTATGCAACAAATATTAATAGGCAACCAGGTTTATATGGCCATTCTAGTGATATATCAAAACAACTGGGATTTAGTCAGTCACAGAGATACTATTACTATAAGTAA